TGCGTTACACACCAGGAGGTGGGAAATTCAAGTGGCTGAACTTACACTAAAATCCCTACTAAATTGCATCTAGCTTGCTGCCCCACTATACATAACATGCGTTTGCCTGCCGTCCTCGGAAgaggtaaaaaaaagtaactagTGATGCATACGAAGAGTGGAAACGGACGAAATTTAATTACTACAGGAGGATCAGAACGCGTGCTTACACCGAGACCTCTTACGAGGCATCATcactccatcgatcgatcagtctCATTGAGGCTTCTCTGGTGGCGAGCCGAGGCCGGACAGGAGGCAGGCGAGCGCGCGCATGACGCCGACCTGCGCGTGCAAAGCGGCGATGTAGTCGGCCGTCTCGTCCAGCAGCCGCTCCACCGCCATCGCCTCTCCCCCCGGCACCAGCTGCCGCAGCAGCTCCACCTTCTCGtccaccatctcctcctcctcctcctcctcctcctcctgctgccctGCTTCCCCTGCCATCGCCTTCCCCTGCTTCGTCTCCTCCTTGCCAGCCGAAGCCTCTAGtagcgccggcgacgagagcGCCGCGGTCGCGGGACCCTTCCGGAGCAGGAGGGCGCGCCGGCCCAGCGCGCGGCCCCACTGCCGGCCTCCCGACGACCGCGCCAGCCCGAGCTCCGCGGCCGCCTTGATGCGCCTGCCACGCTCGCGCACGAGCCGCTGCCGCTGTCGCACCGTTTcgtcgacgtcctccgccTGCACGGCCACGACACGGCGGTCCATGCCACCCGCGCGCGTCTTTCTTTTCTTGGGTGGTCTTCTGAGCTAGCAACCGTGTGACGAGTGACCAACGCACCATGTGTGGCGCCTCCTATAAATCGTCTACGCGCGGGGAGGTAGCCGGCGAGAATCTCACGGCGCGCGCTGCTGAGGTAGACCACTAGTGCGCTGCAGAAATGGAGAAATATTGCTATTTGCTAGCTTGCGCGGCGTAACGGCGTCTTGGTTTTGTCGCGATGGGGGGGGAAGTGAACGGCGCGGGGTGGCAGGCGCATGTGGGCGGGCGTGGGGGGAGTGCAGCGCATCTGGGCGTGGCTTTAGTACGAGCTAGCCTGTAATCGCCTCTAGTCAACTTGCTACGTGTAGCGAAGGGGGGGTTTCCTTGTGGGGGCTTACCTTAGCTGTGTAGCCAGTGTGTTGTGGACTTGTACATTCACGGAAGACGATAcgtcacttttttttttcttcttccttcatcTCCATCTGATCTGGTAACTCAATCTTATCATCTTTTCAGACGTGGTACTCGCGTACAGGATATGTA
This is a stretch of genomic DNA from Oryza brachyantha chromosome 1, ObraRS2, whole genome shotgun sequence. It encodes these proteins:
- the LOC121053252 gene encoding transcription factor PAR1-like, which translates into the protein MDRRVVAVQAEDVDETVRQRQRLVRERGRRIKAAAELGLARSSGGRQWGRALGRRALLLRKGPATAALSSPALLEASAGKEETKQGKAMAGEAGQQEEEEEEEEEMVDEKVELLRQLVPGGEAMAVERLLDETADYIAALHAQVGVMRALACLLSGLGSPPEKPQ